Proteins found in one Deinococcus fonticola genomic segment:
- a CDS encoding Ppx/GppA phosphatase family protein, whose amino-acid sequence MIAQTEGENGYRVLDALKDATRLGECLAPDGTLTAEGEDRLASALTRFRELALGAGAAEVRVYATSALREAPNGAAVAERMRERTGIYPTIISGEREGELTYLGVASSVDMGDDNVLLDLGGGSLEFVRGNATHPEAVQSLPLGSIRMTGAFVPDGVGKAAQIKALRQEVRRQLAPHQPTFQARPGTRFILSSGTAQAAAIAIAASRGQVSSVNGTQFTLTELANLLGRVTGTKPAARHKFPGLERRLDTIVAGLTVLHAALDMLSAGVVTVSEGALREGMLLEELSRFSSFKSGLSARQRSVLATAERFGVNPVHGQQVAQLSRDLLGALQEAGEDFPEDARSLLTAAAALHETGLIVAQSSHHKHSAYLIRHAGLRGFSPREIELIAQIARYHRKSPPRPSHPEFMALLPADQRLVSRLAAILRVADGLDRSHSGNASVESLTRSKNGWALHVQGASPLDVTGLQQKADLWEKEFGALTLKVMT is encoded by the coding sequence TTGATTGCACAGACAGAAGGAGAAAATGGTTACCGCGTTCTGGACGCGCTGAAGGACGCCACGCGCCTGGGCGAGTGCCTCGCGCCGGACGGCACGCTGACGGCGGAAGGTGAAGACCGGCTGGCGTCGGCACTGACACGTTTCCGGGAACTGGCGCTGGGCGCGGGCGCGGCGGAAGTGCGGGTGTACGCCACCAGCGCCCTGCGCGAAGCGCCCAATGGCGCGGCGGTGGCTGAGCGCATGCGGGAGCGCACCGGCATCTACCCCACCATCATCAGCGGTGAACGTGAAGGCGAACTGACTTACCTGGGTGTGGCCAGCAGCGTGGACATGGGGGATGACAACGTGCTGCTCGACCTGGGGGGCGGCAGCCTGGAATTTGTGCGCGGGAACGCCACCCATCCGGAAGCGGTGCAGAGCCTGCCGCTGGGCAGCATTCGCATGACGGGGGCGTTCGTGCCGGACGGCGTGGGCAAGGCCGCGCAGATCAAGGCCCTGCGCCAGGAGGTCAGGCGGCAGCTCGCCCCGCACCAGCCGACTTTTCAGGCGCGTCCTGGCACGCGTTTTATTCTGTCGAGCGGCACGGCGCAGGCGGCGGCCATAGCCATCGCCGCCTCGCGCGGTCAGGTGAGCAGCGTGAACGGAACGCAGTTCACCCTGACCGAACTGGCGAACCTGCTGGGGCGCGTGACGGGCACGAAACCAGCGGCGCGGCACAAGTTCCCCGGCCTGGAACGCCGCCTGGACACCATCGTGGCGGGCCTGACGGTGCTGCACGCGGCGCTGGACATGCTGAGTGCGGGCGTGGTGACGGTCAGCGAGGGCGCGCTGCGAGAAGGCATGCTGCTGGAGGAACTGTCGCGCTTCAGCTCCTTTAAAAGTGGCCTGAGTGCGCGGCAGCGCAGCGTGCTGGCCACCGCCGAGCGGTTCGGCGTGAACCCGGTACACGGGCAACAGGTGGCGCAACTGTCGCGCGACCTGCTGGGGGCTTTACAGGAGGCCGGTGAGGACTTCCCGGAGGACGCCCGCAGCCTGCTGACGGCGGCGGCGGCCCTGCACGAGACGGGCCTGATCGTGGCGCAGAGCAGTCACCACAAGCACAGCGCCTACCTGATTCGCCACGCGGGGCTGCGCGGCTTCAGTCCGCGTGAAATTGAGCTGATCGCGCAGATTGCCCGCTACCACCGCAAGAGTCCCCCCCGACCATCGCACCCCGAGTTCATGGCGCTGCTGCCCGCCGACCAGAGGCTGGTGTCGCGCCTGGCCGCTATTCTGCGCGTGGCCGACGGCTTGGACCGCTCTCACTCCGGCAACGCGTCGGTGGAGTCGTTGACCCGCAGCAAGAACGGCTGGGCGCTGCACGTTCAGGGAGCTTCCCCGCTGGACGTCACGGGCCTCCAGCAGAAAGCCGACCTGTGGGAGAAAGAGTTCGGGGCACTGACCCTGAAAGTGATGACCTGA
- the fba gene encoding class II fructose-1,6-bisphosphate aldolase: protein MLVTGKDILVPARAGKYGVGAFNTNNMEITQAIIHTAEKLRSPVIVQMSEGAIKYGGQDLANIVKDLATRATVPVALHLDHGSSYESCLKAIKMGFTSVMIDASHHPFEENIAETRRVVEAAHIMGISVEAELGRLGGIEEHIVVDEKDAFLTDPEEAVQFIEQTGTDYLAIAIGTSHGAYKGKGRPYIDQARIARIGELTTIPLVAHGSSGVPAEITRRFRESGGEIGDAVGIADDDLREACQHGIAKVNVDTDLRLASTVGIREVLKNTPKEFDPRKIFGPAREVMSQIVEHKMGVLGSVGKA, encoded by the coding sequence ATGCTCGTAACCGGTAAGGACATCCTCGTTCCCGCCCGCGCAGGCAAGTACGGGGTTGGCGCGTTCAACACCAACAACATGGAGATCACCCAGGCGATCATCCACACCGCCGAGAAACTCCGCAGCCCCGTCATCGTGCAGATGAGCGAAGGGGCCATCAAGTACGGCGGACAGGATCTGGCGAATATCGTCAAGGACCTGGCGACCCGCGCGACCGTGCCCGTCGCCCTGCACCTCGATCACGGCAGCAGCTACGAATCCTGCCTGAAGGCCATCAAGATGGGCTTTACCAGCGTGATGATCGACGCCTCGCACCATCCCTTCGAGGAAAACATCGCCGAGACCAGGCGTGTCGTAGAAGCCGCGCACATCATGGGCATCAGCGTGGAGGCCGAGCTCGGCCGCCTGGGCGGCATCGAGGAACACATCGTCGTGGACGAGAAAGACGCCTTCCTGACCGACCCCGAGGAAGCCGTGCAGTTTATCGAGCAGACCGGCACCGACTACCTGGCGATTGCCATCGGCACCAGCCACGGCGCGTACAAGGGCAAGGGCCGCCCCTACATCGACCAGGCCCGCATTGCCCGTATCGGTGAACTGACCACCATTCCGCTGGTCGCGCACGGCAGCAGCGGCGTGCCTGCCGAAATCACCCGCCGTTTCCGCGAGTCGGGCGGCGAGATCGGGGACGCTGTGGGCATCGCCGACGACGACCTGCGCGAAGCCTGCCAGCACGGCATCGCCAAGGTGAACGTGGACACTGACCTGAGGCTGGCCAGCACCGTGGGCATCCGCGAAGTGCTGAAGAACACACCCAAGGAATTCGACCCGCGCAAGATCTTCGGGCCGGCCCGCGAAGTGATGAGCCAGATCGTCGAGCACAAGATGGGCGTGCTGGGCAGTGTCGGCAAAGCCTGA
- a CDS encoding DUF4384 domain-containing protein — MTVGSLHQARVKQVRHYEGMRKLISLALLTALIGSASAAPRITAQSIIVNPLPTNVNVNVWTDRDNSGNAVPNYAPGEQIHLYVRADRDAYVYLFNVDPQGQVDMILPNGYAGGSNFVKANVTKVFPQPGAAFTFDIAAPYGLNKVLALASTAPLNLNDIATFSNQQNSFATVNVQGQQQLAQALSIVVNPVPQNTWSSDTAYYNVVAYNGVAYDNSYVQPAPVYSAPVRPAPVQPAPVRPAPVYSDQWTTVPRWNTYYGNQYSLQTVHEQYASQLRAQGYRLVTIREYSGGLRSEWTRGYGNYSRAVLDVRNQNGQVAVNITQR; from the coding sequence ATGACCGTCGGGTCACTGCATCAGGCCCGCGTCAAGCAGGTCAGGCACTATGAAGGCATGCGTAAACTGATTTCCCTGGCCCTCCTGACTGCCCTGATCGGTTCTGCCAGCGCTGCCCCGCGCATCACGGCGCAGAGCATTATCGTGAACCCCCTGCCCACCAACGTGAACGTGAACGTCTGGACGGATCGTGACAACAGCGGCAACGCTGTCCCCAACTACGCCCCCGGCGAGCAGATTCACCTGTATGTCCGCGCTGACCGTGACGCTTACGTGTACCTGTTCAACGTCGATCCGCAGGGCCAGGTGGACATGATCCTGCCCAACGGCTACGCGGGCGGCAGCAACTTCGTCAAAGCCAATGTCACGAAGGTCTTCCCGCAGCCCGGCGCGGCCTTTACCTTCGACATTGCCGCCCCTTACGGCCTGAACAAGGTTCTGGCCCTGGCCAGCACGGCGCCACTGAACCTCAATGACATCGCCACCTTCAGCAACCAGCAGAACAGCTTCGCCACCGTGAACGTGCAGGGGCAGCAGCAACTGGCCCAGGCGCTGAGCATCGTGGTGAACCCGGTGCCGCAGAACACCTGGAGCTCGGACACCGCTTACTACAATGTCGTTGCGTATAACGGCGTGGCTTACGACAACAGCTACGTGCAACCCGCGCCGGTGTACTCGGCCCCGGTTCGCCCGGCCCCCGTACAACCTGCTCCTGTGCGTCCTGCGCCGGTGTACTCGGATCAGTGGACAACGGTGCCCCGCTGGAACACATACTACGGCAACCAGTACAGCCTGCAGACAGTGCATGAACAGTACGCCAGCCAGCTGCGCGCTCAGGGTTACCGCCTGGTGACCATCCGCGAGTACAGCGGTGGGCTGCGCAGCGAGTGGACGCGCGGTTACGGCAACTACAGCCGCGCCGTGCTGGACGTGCGTAACCAGAACGGTCAGGTGGCCGTGAACATCACCCAACGCTAA
- the murI gene encoding glutamate racemase — protein sequence MSRDLPIGVFDSGVGGLSILADLRRAMPHEAFVYLADTAHVPYGARSDAEIRDLTDRAVTALHGLGVKAVVNACNTSSAFSLAHLRARFNMPIIGLVPAVKPAVQATRTGVVGVLATPGTMRGTLLNDVIREFADPAGVQVLKAVSPELVPLVEAGKADGPEARAVLREVLTPLREAGADQLVLGCTHYPFLKGSIEAEFGGAFGLVDSGAAVARHTRNVLGGGELLTSGTEPGEVRYFVTGEVERYAGVMASLLGEKVQNEAHLTAAHRAPLRIEHIDT from the coding sequence ATGAGCCGTGACCTTCCCATTGGCGTGTTCGATTCTGGCGTGGGGGGGTTAAGTATTCTGGCCGACCTGCGCCGCGCCATGCCGCACGAGGCTTTCGTCTACCTGGCGGACACGGCGCACGTCCCCTACGGCGCAAGGAGTGACGCTGAAATTCGTGACCTGACGGACCGGGCGGTGACGGCGCTGCACGGGCTGGGCGTCAAAGCGGTGGTGAACGCGTGCAACACGTCGTCGGCGTTCAGCCTGGCGCACCTGCGGGCCCGGTTCAACATGCCCATCATCGGGCTGGTGCCAGCGGTCAAACCGGCGGTGCAGGCCACGCGAACGGGTGTGGTGGGGGTGCTGGCGACCCCCGGCACCATGCGCGGCACCCTGCTGAACGACGTGATCAGGGAATTCGCGGATCCGGCGGGGGTGCAGGTGCTCAAGGCCGTGAGCCCCGAGCTGGTGCCGCTGGTGGAGGCGGGCAAAGCGGACGGCCCGGAGGCGCGGGCGGTGCTGCGCGAGGTGCTGACGCCCCTGCGGGAAGCCGGAGCCGATCAACTGGTGCTGGGCTGCACGCATTATCCCTTTCTGAAGGGCAGCATCGAGGCCGAGTTCGGCGGGGCGTTTGGGCTGGTCGACAGCGGCGCGGCGGTGGCCCGGCACACCCGCAACGTGCTGGGAGGCGGTGAGCTGTTGACCTCGGGGACTGAACCGGGTGAGGTGCGGTACTTCGTCACGGGTGAAGTCGAGCGGTACGCGGGCGTGATGGCCTCGCTGCTGGGTGAAAAAGTGCAGAATGAGGCGCACCTCACCGCAGCGCACCGTGCACCGCTGAGAATCGAGCATATCGACACATGA
- a CDS encoding DoxX family membrane protein — MTRRPLLALALLRLALGAVFAAHGFQAIFVQGLSSVTGQFQAWNVPLPLLTAPLVATLQLAGGLLLCLGLGTRPIAALLSGVMALTLYFTPWNRILSGGNGTAEALLLGVGALALALGGPGEPAFDQLTRREGQGAGPPAPRPARPGAKAASQKMKS, encoded by the coding sequence ATGACCCGGCGTCCGCTGCTGGCCCTGGCCCTCCTGCGTCTGGCGCTTGGCGCGGTGTTCGCCGCGCACGGCTTTCAGGCCATTTTCGTGCAGGGCCTGTCCAGTGTCACGGGCCAGTTTCAGGCGTGGAACGTGCCTTTGCCGCTGCTGACGGCTCCGCTGGTCGCCACGCTGCAACTGGCCGGCGGCCTGCTGCTGTGCCTGGGGCTGGGCACACGCCCCATTGCCGCGCTGCTGAGCGGGGTGATGGCCCTCACTCTTTACTTCACTCCCTGGAACCGGATTCTTTCCGGCGGCAACGGCACGGCAGAGGCTCTGCTGCTGGGTGTGGGGGCGCTGGCCCTGGCACTGGGCGGCCCCGGCGAACCCGCTTTCGATCAGCTCACGCGGCGGGAAGGGCAAGGGGCTGGGCCACCCGCCCCACGCCCAGCCAGGCCAGGAGCCAAAGCAGCCAGTCAGAAGATGAAGTCCTGA
- a CDS encoding S8 family peptidase: MKRSYAFLTTLGVALALGTASQASAGTLSPTLLQRAKAGDQTPVGVIVRFNVSNTTKGRALYKNLRGQLNSQIAKLGPSAGFLKQAINSKKTTELWLDQSIYLPMTPVQARAVSLLPFVSEVFENFKVQVPRAVALSTASAPAGTPWFLDKIGAPQAWAAGFKGQNVRIGHLDSGININHPDLAGKLAAYAEFNGDGDRVNSQPHDTTDHGTHTAGLLVGNKTGVAPSAKVISALVLPNNEGTFAQVIAGMQWVLDPDNNADTDDGADVVNMSLGIPGTYDEFIVPVQNMLKAGVVPVFAIGNFGPASGSTGSPGNLPDAIGVGAVGQDGQVASFSSRGPVAWQGKINGVFVKPDIAAPGVDITSTFPNGAYGSKSGSSQASPITAGAVAVLLSAKPGTSVDAIKNALYTSASNAGSKNNNVGYGLISIPGALGKLGLTTSAPAPKPTPTPTPAPAPAPTPAPKPTPAPTPAPTPAPAPAPKPTPAPTPTPTPAPAPKPTPAPTPTPAPAPKPTPTPTPPAATPTAPSGYTLCAVEGGTCTNVANKQVAFGTAGKYVFGTNDASPTFKCTVAEWGGNDPSPGAVKGCFVKGAAAPAPAPTPAPAPAPVQPSGQKPSVLLVDDDMGQGADVTTFLRDAIKANASSALVWNVQTQGAVPLSELRRAQVVVWATGENYQGTITAADQNTLAQYLQGGGKLLVTGQDIGYDIGGSSFYQNFLKTRFIADSSGTPVFVTGGAFGNTKYTLNAQGSAGNQMYPDVIADLSGGQTVASWGAANATAGTITAQSIRVDPNKQRAAKKVQDQRGQVVDLASNVVGSLLNQILGGNTQAQAQNRTRVQAQSAGDNAGAIVLNDAGRYRTVNMGFGIEGLSPQSRSILMKTAFDWLMR; this comes from the coding sequence ATGAAACGAAGTTACGCCTTCCTGACGACGCTCGGCGTCGCCCTTGCCCTTGGTACGGCCAGCCAGGCCAGTGCCGGAACGCTCTCTCCGACCCTGTTGCAACGCGCCAAGGCGGGCGACCAGACGCCGGTCGGGGTGATTGTTCGCTTTAACGTCTCGAACACGACCAAGGGCCGTGCCCTCTACAAGAACCTGCGTGGTCAGCTGAACAGCCAGATCGCCAAACTCGGGCCGTCGGCCGGATTCCTCAAGCAGGCCATCAACAGCAAGAAGACCACCGAACTGTGGCTCGATCAGAGCATCTACCTGCCCATGACGCCCGTGCAGGCCCGCGCAGTGTCGCTGCTGCCCTTCGTCTCGGAGGTGTTCGAGAACTTCAAGGTGCAGGTGCCCCGCGCGGTGGCCCTCAGCACGGCGAGTGCGCCCGCCGGCACGCCGTGGTTCCTGGACAAGATCGGGGCGCCGCAGGCCTGGGCCGCCGGCTTCAAAGGCCAGAACGTCCGCATCGGGCACCTGGACAGCGGCATTAACATCAACCACCCGGACCTGGCCGGCAAACTGGCTGCCTACGCGGAATTCAACGGCGACGGTGACCGGGTGAACAGCCAGCCGCACGACACCACCGACCACGGCACGCACACTGCCGGCCTGCTGGTCGGCAACAAGACTGGCGTGGCGCCCAGCGCCAAGGTCATCAGCGCCCTGGTGCTGCCGAACAACGAAGGGACGTTCGCGCAGGTCATCGCGGGTATGCAGTGGGTGCTCGACCCCGACAACAACGCCGACACCGACGACGGCGCGGACGTCGTGAACATGAGCCTCGGTATTCCCGGCACCTACGACGAGTTCATCGTGCCGGTGCAGAACATGCTGAAAGCCGGCGTGGTTCCGGTGTTCGCCATCGGCAACTTCGGCCCGGCGTCGGGTTCCACCGGCAGCCCCGGCAACCTGCCGGACGCCATCGGCGTGGGAGCGGTCGGGCAAGACGGCCAGGTCGCCAGCTTCAGCAGCCGTGGCCCCGTCGCGTGGCAGGGCAAAATCAACGGCGTATTCGTGAAACCCGATATCGCCGCGCCGGGCGTGGACATCACCAGCACTTTCCCCAACGGTGCCTACGGCTCCAAGAGCGGCAGCAGCCAGGCCAGCCCGATCACGGCGGGCGCGGTGGCGGTGCTGCTTTCCGCCAAACCGGGCACCAGCGTGGACGCCATCAAGAACGCGCTGTACACCAGTGCCAGCAACGCCGGCAGCAAGAACAACAATGTGGGTTACGGCCTGATCAGCATCCCTGGCGCACTGGGCAAACTGGGCCTGACGACCTCGGCCCCCGCGCCTAAACCTACCCCGACGCCCACGCCGGCTCCGGCTCCGGCTCCCACCCCCGCACCTAAACCCACGCCAGCACCAACACCGGCCCCGACTCCTGCACCAGCTCCGGCACCCAAACCGACCCCCGCGCCGACGCCGACCCCCACACCGGCCCCAGCTCCCAAACCGACGCCGGCCCCGACACCCACGCCAGCTCCGGCTCCCAAGCCCACCCCGACGCCTACTCCGCCTGCGGCGACCCCGACGGCTCCCAGCGGCTACACCCTGTGCGCCGTGGAGGGCGGCACCTGCACCAACGTCGCCAACAAACAAGTGGCCTTCGGTACGGCCGGCAAGTATGTCTTCGGCACCAACGACGCCTCGCCGACCTTCAAGTGCACCGTCGCCGAATGGGGCGGCAACGACCCGTCCCCCGGCGCTGTCAAGGGCTGCTTCGTGAAAGGCGCGGCTGCACCCGCTCCTGCCCCGACGCCTGCTCCTGCTCCCGCCCCCGTGCAGCCCAGCGGCCAGAAACCCAGCGTACTGCTGGTCGACGACGACATGGGCCAGGGCGCCGACGTGACGACCTTCCTGCGCGACGCCATCAAGGCCAATGCCTCCAGCGCCCTGGTATGGAATGTGCAGACGCAAGGTGCCGTGCCACTCAGCGAGCTGCGCCGTGCCCAGGTGGTCGTGTGGGCCACCGGCGAGAACTACCAGGGCACCATTACCGCCGCTGACCAGAACACCCTGGCGCAGTACCTCCAGGGTGGCGGGAAACTGCTGGTGACCGGGCAGGACATCGGCTACGACATTGGGGGCAGCAGCTTCTACCAGAACTTCCTGAAAACCCGTTTCATTGCCGACAGCAGCGGCACGCCCGTGTTCGTGACTGGCGGGGCCTTCGGCAACACCAAATACACCCTGAATGCCCAGGGCAGCGCCGGCAATCAGATGTATCCAGACGTGATCGCCGACCTGAGTGGCGGGCAGACCGTCGCCAGCTGGGGCGCGGCCAACGCCACCGCCGGCACCATCACTGCCCAGAGCATCCGTGTCGACCCGAACAAGCAGCGGGCCGCCAAGAAAGTTCAGGATCAGCGTGGGCAGGTGGTCGACCTGGCTTCTAACGTGGTCGGCTCGCTGCTGAACCAGATTCTGGGCGGCAACACCCAGGCCCAGGCACAGAACCGCACCCGCGTGCAGGCCCAGAGTGCTGGCGACAATGCCGGAGCTATCGTCCTGAACGATGCCGGACGCTACCGCACCGTCAACATGGGCTTCGGCATCGAGGGCCTCAGCCCCCAGAGCCGCAGCATCCTGATGAAGACCGCCTTCGACTGGCTGATGAGGTAA
- the rph gene encoding ribonuclease PH produces the protein MTPSTKTPVRQDRDALTPRAVHVVRGVNPHAPGSAHLKMGRTEILATVTLEDKPAPHMRGSKEGWLTAEYAMLPRATSDRQARERNLQNGRRHEIQRLLGRALRASMDLRHFRNQTLYVDCDVLVADGGTRVASVLAGHAALHDFCDRLIHSGKLSEWPVVHNVGAISVGLVGEELRVDLDYAEDKVARADLNVIATSDGKLIEVQGGAELGPITVDEYTRLLNAGVTAVGDVMQELSRQLAVIQGI, from the coding sequence ATGACCCCATCAACGAAAACCCCCGTCCGTCAGGACAGAGATGCCCTGACGCCGCGCGCCGTTCACGTGGTGCGTGGCGTGAACCCGCACGCGCCCGGCAGCGCCCACCTGAAGATGGGCCGCACCGAGATCCTGGCGACCGTCACGCTGGAAGACAAACCCGCTCCGCACATGCGCGGCTCGAAGGAGGGCTGGTTGACGGCCGAGTACGCCATGCTGCCGCGCGCCACCAGCGACCGTCAGGCGCGGGAACGCAACCTTCAGAACGGGCGGCGCCACGAGATTCAGCGCCTGCTGGGCCGTGCCCTGCGTGCCAGCATGGACTTGCGGCACTTCCGCAATCAGACGCTGTACGTGGACTGCGACGTGCTGGTGGCCGACGGGGGGACGCGGGTGGCGAGCGTCCTGGCAGGCCACGCGGCTCTGCATGATTTTTGTGACCGCCTGATTCACAGCGGCAAACTCAGCGAGTGGCCGGTGGTACACAATGTCGGGGCGATCAGCGTGGGTCTCGTCGGCGAGGAGTTGCGCGTCGACCTGGATTACGCCGAGGACAAGGTGGCGCGGGCCGACCTGAACGTGATTGCCACCAGCGACGGGAAGCTGATCGAGGTGCAGGGCGGCGCGGAACTGGGGCCGATCACCGTGGACGAGTACACGCGCCTGCTGAATGCCGGAGTCACGGCGGTCGGGGATGTGATGCAGGAATTGTCGCGGCAACTGGCCGTGATTCAGGGCATCTGA
- a CDS encoding sensor histidine kinase, translating into MRTVPRGVLLREVGLAALPLLLSFSLLTLSALPAFHAIQVGRGRQGFYSYQGLVQDIQAYRIALMDHQASPQDRREAYQRALSSTRTPGQFVALREIETFGDARLNHINQLMGTNTLQSVGQAAQEASLLNAQTNSYLSSVASRNVQALGVMRLALLGTAVLTGFLSMALIGRALWLWRAERERQLRRDARQREALSMASHELRRPLQKLLLLSDLLRQVECPEERQQLLTQIEESAAQIASRADLSRLNDLYLDVTLKLACRDLRSALHGAGSGNTRVRVHLPDTPLTWLVDIDRVRQMVENLVENALKYTFGPVEVTLDMHDGQPRIRVRDFGEGVPVSLQERVFMPFERGPRGLVQGQGLGLSLVRRYARAHGGDVTLIKCPGGPGMVAIVTLGHPDSTLASTRL; encoded by the coding sequence TTGCGCACCGTTCCCAGGGGTGTGCTGCTGCGCGAGGTGGGCCTGGCTGCCCTGCCGCTGCTGCTCAGTTTCTCGCTGCTGACCCTGAGTGCCCTGCCCGCCTTTCACGCCATTCAGGTCGGGCGCGGTCGCCAGGGCTTTTACTCCTATCAGGGCCTGGTGCAGGACATTCAGGCGTACCGCATCGCCCTGATGGATCACCAGGCCAGCCCTCAAGACCGCCGCGAAGCGTACCAGCGGGCGCTGTCCAGTACGCGCACGCCGGGGCAATTCGTGGCTCTGCGGGAGATCGAGACTTTCGGGGATGCCAGGCTGAACCACATCAATCAACTCATGGGCACCAATACCCTTCAGAGTGTGGGCCAGGCGGCGCAGGAAGCCAGCTTGCTCAACGCCCAGACCAACAGTTACCTGAGTTCCGTCGCCAGCCGCAACGTGCAGGCCCTGGGGGTCATGCGCCTGGCGCTGCTGGGCACCGCCGTCCTGACGGGTTTTCTCAGCATGGCCCTGATTGGCCGCGCCCTGTGGCTGTGGCGGGCCGAACGGGAACGGCAGCTGCGCCGTGACGCCCGTCAGCGCGAGGCCCTCAGCATGGCCAGCCACGAACTGCGCCGTCCCCTTCAGAAACTCCTGCTGCTCAGTGACCTGCTGCGCCAGGTCGAATGCCCCGAGGAACGCCAGCAACTCCTGACGCAGATCGAGGAGAGCGCCGCTCAGATCGCCAGCCGCGCCGACCTGAGCCGCCTGAATGATCTGTACCTGGACGTGACCCTGAAACTGGCCTGCCGTGACCTGCGCAGCGCCCTGCACGGCGCCGGTTCCGGCAACACCCGCGTGCGCGTGCACCTGCCCGATACCCCCCTGACCTGGCTGGTGGACATCGACCGTGTCCGGCAGATGGTGGAGAACCTGGTCGAGAACGCCCTGAAGTACACCTTCGGCCCGGTGGAAGTCACCCTGGACATGCATGACGGTCAGCCGCGCATCCGGGTGCGGGATTTCGGCGAGGGCGTTCCTGTGTCCCTTCAGGAACGGGTCTTCATGCCCTTTGAACGCGGCCCGCGCGGCCTGGTGCAGGGGCAAGGGCTGGGGCTTTCGCTGGTGCGGCGCTACGCCCGTGCGCACGGCGGCGACGTCACCCTGATCAAATGCCCCGGGGGGCCAGGCATGGTCGCCATTGTGACCCTGGGCCACCCCGATTCCACCCTGGCGTCCACCCGCCTCTGA
- the tsaD gene encoding tRNA (adenosine(37)-N6)-threonylcarbamoyltransferase complex transferase subunit TsaD produces the protein MTEARRILGIDTSCDDTGVGIVELAPDGQVRVLANRVWSQTVHAQYGGVMPELASREHVERIDDILQEALKEAGLALTDLHAVAATSGPGLVGALLVGLMYSKGLAQALDVPFYSAHHLEGHIFAAASEALLQTPYLALVVSGGHTHLFDVPAPGRYDLVGATRDDAAGEAFDKIARLAGLGYPGGPAISEAAQRGDPGSVPFKEPLQGQQGFDFSFSGLKTAALLAHRGGATPENLAASFQQAAVKFLVKTTGRAAGALGRRTVVVSGGVAANAALREAFQQTGLNVVFPGKGLNTDNGAMIALAGAAALQAEKAPSPLTVGAEAYAPLANT, from the coding sequence GTGACTGAAGCGCGCCGCATTCTGGGCATCGATACCTCATGTGACGATACGGGCGTCGGCATCGTCGAGCTGGCCCCGGACGGGCAGGTGCGGGTGCTGGCCAACCGCGTCTGGTCGCAGACCGTTCACGCACAGTACGGCGGTGTGATGCCGGAACTGGCCAGCCGTGAGCACGTGGAACGCATCGACGACATTCTTCAGGAGGCCCTGAAGGAAGCTGGGCTGGCCCTGACCGACCTGCACGCGGTGGCGGCCACATCCGGGCCGGGCCTGGTGGGGGCGCTGCTGGTGGGCCTGATGTACAGCAAGGGCCTGGCGCAGGCGCTGGACGTGCCTTTCTACTCGGCGCACCACCTCGAAGGGCACATCTTCGCGGCGGCTTCTGAGGCCCTGCTGCAAACGCCTTACCTGGCGCTGGTCGTGTCGGGGGGGCACACGCACCTGTTCGACGTGCCGGCCCCCGGCAGGTACGACCTGGTCGGCGCCACCCGCGACGACGCCGCCGGGGAAGCCTTCGACAAGATCGCGCGCCTCGCCGGGCTGGGGTATCCGGGCGGGCCGGCCATCAGCGAGGCGGCCCAGCGCGGCGACCCCGGCAGCGTGCCCTTCAAGGAGCCGCTGCAAGGCCAGCAGGGCTTCGACTTCAGCTTCAGCGGCCTGAAAACTGCTGCCCTGCTGGCGCACCGGGGCGGAGCCACGCCGGAAAACCTGGCGGCTAGTTTCCAGCAGGCCGCCGTGAAATTCCTGGTCAAGACCACCGGGCGGGCCGCCGGGGCACTGGGGCGGCGCACGGTGGTGGTGTCCGGCGGGGTGGCCGCCAACGCCGCCTTGCGTGAGGCCTTCCAGCAGACGGGACTGAACGTCGTGTTTCCTGGCAAGGGCCTGAATACCGACAACGGCGCGATGATTGCGCTGGCCGGAGCTGCCGCCTTGCAGGCGGAAAAAGCGCCCAGTCCCCTGACCGTGGGCGCGGAGGCTTACGCGCCCCTCGCCAACACCTGA